From Lolium perenne isolate Kyuss_39 chromosome 5, Kyuss_2.0, whole genome shotgun sequence, a single genomic window includes:
- the LOC127300184 gene encoding uncharacterized protein: protein MLLRRLQHRKCVAECCRHVRAPPARRRFSVLAAADYTSSSDDADERPSCAPAETVQRSRGRRGLSSARVVQNLRLLKRRPDVALAYFKDTESVVGFSHDLSTYAEIVDILSSSGQSRMLFSLFRDIISHGGGGGPEILPLMDHLRRTGAASDSLVSATNCLVTAYITCYDAQDTIGLFGELCRRGVVPSVWACNVLLKFAAHSGGSEVVLSAYDQMKLLRLTLDAHALGIITRSLFQEKKADKAYEVWVEMIGSGAKPDIGGYSSFLTGLCDCGKVDLAYAILQEIIREGIQVDAMAYNKVMDGLCNEMRLEEAEKLLESKIRLGFNPDIYGYSYLIRSYCKKGDILKVLDHYQAMESHGLGTNCHIVSYLLQCFTKVGMASQVTEYFQKFRDSGVHLDGVLYNIAMEAYCKLGNVDDAVKLLAEMKTDGLAPDRIHYTCLIKGYCSKGDIPNAQQVFEEMLKDNVKPDVVTYNILASGFCRSGLVTEVFDLLDHMQDQGLEPNSLTYGVAIDGFCRRGNLSEAEVLFNIVEERGIDHIEVLYSSMVCGYLNSGWTDHAYVLFLRVANQGKLVDHFSCSKLINDLCRDGNAQGASNVCSTMLEKNAVPDLISYSKLIAAYCQTGDMHNARLWFHDMIQRGLSADVIVYTVLMNGYCKVGRMQEACTLFVQMTSLGIKPDVVAYTVLLDGNLKEYLQKCWQGISKETRSVLLRAKQNQLLSSMKELEIEPDVPCYTVLIHGQCKADYLEGARGLFDEMLQKGLAPDLHAYTALINGYCSQGEIAKAEDLFQEMVDRGIKPDVLTFSVLNQKS, encoded by the coding sequence ATGCTCCTGCGGCGGCTGCAGCACCGCAAATGCGTCGCCGAATGCTGCAGGCACGTCAGGGCTCCACCCGCCCGCCGCCGCTTCTCCGTGCTCGCTGCTGCCGACTACACCTCCAGCAGCGACGACGCCGACGAGAGGCCTAGCTGCGCTCCCGCTGAAACCGTGCAGAGAAGCAGAGGCCGCCGCGGTCTGAGCTCTGCCAGAGTCGTCCAGAACCTCCGGCTCCTCAAGAGGAGGCCCGATGTCGCCTTGGCCTACTTCAAGGACACCGAGAGCGTCGTCGGCTTCAGCCACGACCTGTCCACCTACGCGGAGATCGTCGACATCCTGTCCAGCTCGGGCCAGTCCAGGATGCTCTTCTCCCTATTCCGCGACATCATctcgcacggcggcggcggcggtcccgaAATCCTGCCGCTCATGGATCATCTTAGAAGAACAGGCGCCGCTTCGGATTCGCTCGTGTCCGCGACCAATTGCTTGGTCACGGCGTACATCACTTGCTATGATGCGCAGGATACGATTGGGTTGTTTGGTGAGCTCTGCAGGCGTGGAGTTGTGCCGTCGGTTTGGGCTTGCAACGTGCTTCTCAAGTTTGCAGCGCACAGTGGTGGCTCGGAGGTTGTTTTATCGGCTTATGATCAGATGAAGCTCCTTCGGCTGACTTTGGATGCTCATGCGTTGGGCATTATCACTAGGTCTCTTTTTCAAGAGAAGAAGGCAGACAAGGCGTATGAAGTGTGGGTCGAGATGATTGGATCGGGAGCGAAGCCGGATATAGGTGGATACTCGTCGTTTTTAACTGGTCTGTGTGATTGCGGAAAGGTTGATTTGGCTTATGCTATTCTGCAAGAGATCATCAGGGAGGGCATTCAAGTTGACGCCATGGCCTATAACAAGGTAATGGATGGGCTATGCAACGAGATGAGACTGGAGGAGGCTGAAAAGCTCTTGGAGAGCAAGATCAGACTAGGATTCAATCCTGATATATATGGCTATAGCTATCTCATCCGGAGTTACTGCAAAAAGGGAGACATACTTAAGGTGCTGGATCATTATCAAGCAATGGAATCCCATGGTCTCGGAACAAACTGCCACATTGTGAGTTATCTTCTACAATGCTTTACAAAGGTAGGCATGGCATCTCAAGTTACGGAGTATTTCCAGAAATTTAGGGATTCAGGAGTCCATCTTGATGGGGTTCTGTATAACATTGCTATGGAAGCCTATTGCAAGCTCGGGAACGTGGATGACGCGGTTAAGCTACTGGCAGAAATGAAGACTGACGGCCTGGCTCCTGACAGAATCCACTATACATGCCTGATCAAGGGTTATTGTTCGAAGGGAGATATACCAAATGCACAGCAAGTGTTTGAAGAGATGCTGAAGGACAATGTAAAGCCAGATGTGGTTACATATAACATTCTGGCCAGTGGATTTTGCAGGAGTGGTCTTGTTACGGAGGTGTTTGACCTTCTAGACCATATGCAGGATCAAGGGTTAGAGCCTAATTCACTTACTTATGGTGTAGCAATTGATGGATTTTGTAGAAGAGGCAACCTTAGTGAAGCGGAGGTGTTATTTAATATAGTAGAAGAGAGAGGAATTGATCACATTGAAGTACTGTACAGTTCGATGGTTTGTGGCTATTTAAATTCAGGATGGACTGATCATGCTTACGTGCTCTTTCTTAGGGTTGCTAATCAAGGAAAACTTGTGGATCATTTCTCATGTTCTAAGTTGATAAATGACCTTTGTAGGGATGGAAATGCCCAGGGAGCTTCAAATGTATGTAGCACCATGTTAGAAAAGAATGCTGTTCCTGATCTAATTTCATATAGCAAGCTCATAGCAGCCTATTGTCAGACAGGAGATATGCACAATGCTCGTTTATGGTTCCATGATATGATTCAGCGAGGCCTTTCTGCGGATGTTATTGTATACACTGTACTAATGAATGGTTACTGCAAGGTTGGTCGGATGCAAGAAGCTTGCACATTATTTGTTCAGATGACAAGTTTAGGTATTAAGCCTGACGTAGTTGCATATACAGTGCTACTCGATGGTAACCTAAAAGAGTACCTGCAGAAATGCTGGCAGGGCATTAGTAAGGAGACAAGGAGCGTTCTTCTTAGAGCAAAGCAGAACCAGTTGCTCAGCTCTATGAAAGAATTGGAAATTGAACCTGATGTACCCTGTTACACTGTATTGATTCATGGGCAGTGCAAAGCAGATTATTTAGAGGGAGCACGGGGACTATTTGATGAAATGTTGCAGAAAGGACTTGCTCCTGATCTTCATGCATACACGGCTCTTATAAATGGATATTGCAGCCAGGGAGAAATAGCGAAGGCGGAAGATCTTTTTCAAGAAATGGTAGATAGGGGAATAAAGCCAGATGTACTGACCTTTTCTGTCTTGAATCAGAAGTCCTGA